From a single Stackebrandtia endophytica genomic region:
- a CDS encoding DNA alkylation repair protein produces the protein MTELHARIQAALYDRRDPIERDKVLRRLPSDSGLDAIGVRMKQVFATAKEWTDLDLSHLPGLLSSPWYEMRMVGISILDFKARRRGADDDERRRLYEMYLNHHEFINIWDLVDRAAPRVVGWYLLDKSRQPLFELARSDKAIERRTAITAAFWLIRQGDLDDPLALAALLVDDASELVTKPVGTALREVGKIDQRRLIDFVASHRDRMSRSTFRLATYLLPSGDADLSIQD, from the coding sequence ATGACCGAACTCCACGCACGGATCCAAGCCGCCCTGTACGACCGGCGTGACCCGATCGAGAGGGACAAGGTCCTTCGTAGACTGCCGTCCGACAGCGGTCTGGACGCGATCGGGGTGCGGATGAAGCAGGTATTCGCCACGGCGAAGGAGTGGACGGACCTCGATCTTTCGCACCTCCCCGGTCTGTTGTCCAGCCCGTGGTACGAGATGCGCATGGTCGGGATCTCGATACTCGACTTCAAGGCACGCCGACGCGGGGCGGACGACGACGAGCGACGGCGACTCTATGAGATGTACCTGAACCACCACGAGTTCATCAACATCTGGGACCTCGTTGATCGGGCGGCTCCCAGGGTCGTCGGTTGGTACCTGCTCGACAAGTCACGGCAGCCGTTGTTCGAACTTGCCCGGTCCGACAAGGCGATCGAGCGGCGTACCGCCATCACCGCGGCCTTCTGGCTTATTCGGCAGGGGGATCTCGACGACCCGCTCGCGCTGGCAGCCCTTCTGGTCGACGACGCCAGTGAACTCGTCACCAAGCCCGTCGGTACCGCCCTGCGTGAAGTCGGCAAGATCGACCAACGTCGCTTGATCGACTTCGTCGCCTCGCACCGTGATCGGATGAGCCGCTCCACCTTTCGCCTCGCGACGTATCTGCTTCCATCCGGCGACGCCGACTTATCCATTCAGGACTGA
- a CDS encoding orotidine 5'-phosphate decarboxylase / HUMPS family protein has translation MTVVEQWTGATAALLRSAMRMTVRGFADHLGVSPRTVTGWETGGGTRIPKPDSQEMLDTALKLADRDVRQRFAVMLSTQSTIDRRASPRPPVPSAADDLDVTDVRQAVWLAEHLHLLDPTSPTVGRLVNHPDWRVRAGIGRAAVARPQVAPLATAVDVLLSDDDHRVRAAVVAALTAVTSLVPHLDRLLFDENWCVRRATVEKVVEWNDPGLTKTACIAILDDPRWMNCRSAARDGMQRLLLLAEPRRYCDEFSDTTWKLLRENTTGHRRLAPETETILRMAARRSPLGRLRREAACDAPGEPLAAPSRPRAWRRLRDRRSIQVALNVHDIEYAVDVATAVAAAGCRLIEVGEPLMKAAGTGAITRVKDHLPEVTVVAAVTAIDKGGDEVELAAVAGADVVFLSGVVDPTSIVGACDTGRRYGVPVILDVPATATLEWVREVESASTGVDGLCVSAETGLVPVGQAPLDRAEILRQHTRLPVAVAGGFSPHDRLDHRDWDILIVSRAVTDAVEPQRVAADFVEMAQRAESRRG, from the coding sequence ATGACGGTGGTAGAGCAGTGGACCGGCGCGACCGCAGCTCTACTGCGGTCGGCGATGCGCATGACGGTGCGTGGTTTCGCCGACCATCTCGGGGTGTCGCCGCGAACCGTTACCGGCTGGGAGACCGGTGGCGGAACCCGGATTCCCAAACCCGACTCCCAGGAGATGCTCGACACCGCGCTCAAATTGGCTGATCGTGATGTCAGGCAACGGTTCGCCGTGATGCTGTCGACCCAGTCCACGATCGACCGGCGGGCGAGCCCCCGACCGCCGGTGCCGTCGGCGGCCGACGACCTCGACGTCACCGATGTCAGGCAGGCGGTCTGGCTGGCAGAGCATCTGCACCTGCTCGACCCGACATCACCCACCGTCGGCCGGTTGGTGAACCATCCCGATTGGCGGGTCCGCGCCGGTATCGGTCGCGCCGCGGTGGCTCGGCCACAGGTGGCACCACTGGCCACGGCCGTCGACGTTCTGCTGTCCGATGACGACCATCGTGTCCGGGCGGCGGTGGTCGCGGCACTCACCGCCGTGACCTCACTGGTTCCCCACCTCGACCGCCTCCTGTTCGACGAGAACTGGTGTGTTCGGCGTGCGACAGTGGAGAAGGTTGTGGAGTGGAACGATCCCGGGTTGACGAAGACGGCATGTATTGCCATATTGGATGATCCACGCTGGATGAACTGCCGTTCGGCGGCCCGCGATGGGATGCAGCGGCTGCTGCTGCTCGCCGAACCCCGCCGGTACTGCGACGAGTTCTCCGACACCACCTGGAAGCTGTTGCGCGAGAACACCACCGGCCACCGGCGACTGGCACCCGAGACCGAGACCATCCTGCGTATGGCCGCGCGGCGAAGCCCACTCGGTCGGCTGCGCCGGGAGGCCGCGTGTGACGCCCCGGGCGAACCACTCGCCGCTCCGAGCCGTCCGCGAGCCTGGCGGCGACTGCGCGACCGCCGCAGTATCCAAGTGGCCCTGAATGTTCACGACATCGAATACGCCGTGGACGTCGCCACCGCCGTTGCCGCGGCGGGTTGTCGGCTGATCGAGGTGGGCGAGCCATTGATGAAGGCCGCCGGCACCGGCGCCATCACCCGCGTCAAGGATCACCTCCCCGAGGTCACCGTCGTGGCCGCGGTCACCGCAATCGACAAGGGAGGTGACGAGGTCGAGTTGGCGGCGGTCGCCGGAGCCGACGTGGTGTTCCTGAGTGGAGTCGTCGATCCGACGTCGATCGTTGGGGCCTGCGACACCGGTCGTCGATACGGTGTACCCGTCATCCTGGACGTTCCGGCCACCGCCACCCTCGAATGGGTCCGTGAGGTCGAGTCGGCGAGTACAGGCGTCGACGGTCTGTGCGTCTCCGCCGAGACCGGCCTCGTGCCGGTCGGTCAGGCACCACTCGACCGGGCCGAGATCCTGCGCCAGCACACTCGGCTGCCTGTCGCCGTCGCCGGAGGGTTCAGCCCCCACGACCGCCTCGATCACCGGGACTGGGACATCCTGATCGTGAGCCGTGCCGTCACCGATGCCGTTGAGCCACAACGAGTCGCCGCCGACTTCGTCGAGATGGCTCAGCGGGCGGAGAGTCGTCGGGGCTGA